In the Lactobacillus paragasseri genome, TTGCTCAAGCTTTACAAACCCAACATTACTTGATCTTGGAAATGCTTGGCTAAATGGAATACTTCCCCAACCACTATTATTCCAGTCATGAATTGTTGATCCTTGAACAGTAACTGCACCAGATTTATATTGCTCATTAGGGTTGTAATTTCCACTTTCAATTGCACTTGAATAAGTCAAGACCTTAAAAACTGAACCTGGTTCATAAGAATCTTGAACTAGTATATTACGCCAAGAAGTATCTAAACCTTGTTTGGTCTGAGGGTTAAAAGTAGGACGCTGAGAAGCAGCCAAAATTTTACCAGTTTTGATATCTTCTACAACTGCTGTTAGCGCCTTCGGCTTATATTTATCTTGTACTTGAGACATTAAAACTTCCAAATAACTTTGGAGTCTTGAATCAAGCGTTAAGTAAATATTATCGCCATCTTGAGTTGCACGAGTTGTCTTTTGACCATTAGGTAATTGATAATTTTCTGCATCCACAAATGCTTCACGATAACCATCTTTACCCGCTAACTGTTTGTCAAAATAAGCCTCGATTCCCATAGTACCAACTAAATTACTTGTTCCCTGACTTTTTTGAGGTTGAGCTAAGCCAATAATATGCGAAGCAAAATTACCATTTGGATAAAGCCTAGATGGCGTTTCGACAAATTTAATTCCTGGTAACTTCATCGCCACAATCTTTTTCTTTTGAGACAATGTTAAGCCAGTACCCGCAGAACCAAATTCTACCTGAAAAGCCTTATGCTTCGGCGTCAAATATGAATATATTTTTTCTTCACTTAACGGAAGCACCTCGGCCAACTTTTGTGCGGTCTTACGTTTGTTTGTCACATACATTGGCTTATTATGATAATCAATTGAACTCTTGTCTAAAATTGCATATACAGTAAAAACATGGGCATCTTCTGCAAGAGTTAAACCATTTTTATCATAAATTGTTCCTCTCGTTGCTTTTAGAACTTCATTTCGCCGGTAAATTTGATTTACTCGCTTATTTAAATTCTCACCAGCAACCTGATTCGAAATACCTATATATAAAAATCTACCTATAAATACAAGAAAAACCAAAGCCAAGACTAGCTGGAGGATTCTCCCCACCGTAAAGCGGTAGCCGTGGGCTTTGGATCTATTTCTATTTAAGTTATTAAACTTTTTCATTAACGGACATTCCTAATGTTACTCTCAACCAAGTGCAAGCCTTGATCACGGGCAATTTTATTAATTCTAGTAGTTGACGTTAATTCACCAATCTCCTGACGAAGATCAGTGTTATGACTCTTTTGAGAAATTATCGTCTGCTCAACATTTGCTAACTGGTGCTGGGCACTAGTAGCAGAAATGCTGGCTGAAACCAATAAAATCATTAATCCTAATGTAATAAGTGAACCTAGAACGACTAAACTTTTTTCAAATGCTGTCCAAGGAACGCTTTTGGGATTAAGAACAATTGCTTTCTTTGGCTGCTCAGTCTGCTGTTGACTTTGTTGATAATTTAAATTTCTTGCTGAGCTATCAGCCATCTTCTTCTCCTTAAATATTAACTAAAAAACTATAATTTCTCTGCAACCCTTAACTTGGCACTGTGTGAGCGGTTATTTTCTTCTAATTCATCACTACTTGCCATGATAGGTTTGCGACTAATTAATCGCAATGTTGGTTTACTGTCAGCCGGAACCATCGGCATTCCGCGTGGTATCTCGACTTCAGAATACTTTTTAAAGATCTTTTTGACGATTTTATCTTCGTGAGACTGAAAAGTAATCACACTAATTCGACCACCCGGTCTCAATAGCTTAATTGCTTCTTCAAGAGATTCTTGCAATACACCTAATTCATTGTTAACTGCAACTCGAATTGCTTGAAAGCTCTTCTTAGCAGGATGCCCTCCACTTCGTCTTGCATATGCTGGAATTGCATCCTTAATTACATCTACCAAATCAAATGTAGTTACAATCGGTTTTTCTCTTCTTCGATCTACTATCTTTCTAGCAATCTGACGAGAAAACTTTTCATCTCCATACTTATACAAAATGTCACTTAGTTCTTTTTGTGACCAAGTGTTTACAATTGTATAGGCATCTAACTCTTGGCTTTGATCCATCCTCATATCTAATCGAGCATCAAATCGATAAGAGAAACCTCGTTCAGGTTGATCAAACTGCGGAGACGAAACTCCAAGATCGTAATATATACCATCTATTCCATCTGAAATTCCCAGCTCTACCAGATTTTCTTTCAAATGACAGAAGTTATCGTGAACCAGTATTAATTTAGGTTCAGCTCCTGGTTTCAATTCCTCAGCAAAACTTTCTTTTGCCATCGAAATTGCATATTCATCTTGATCAAATCCAATAACTGTTCCTCTATTCAACTTACTGAGTAGATATCGGGCATGACCGCCACCACCAAAAGTTGCGTCAACATAAAGACCATCATCTTTTGGATTTAAATTGTCTATTGTTTCGTGCAAAAGCACACTTTTATGCTTGAATTTCATAATTTTTATAACTCGATGTCATCCAAGTCTTCTGCGATATCGTCATAGTTCTCATTGGCTTCTTCTGAGAAATCATTCCAGCGTTCTGCTGACCAAATTTCAATTCGATTAGAAACACCAACGATCACACATTCCTTAGTGAGTGCGGCATGCTCTTTCAGTATCATGGTCAGATTAACACGTCCTTGCTTGTCGAACTCACTCTCCATCGCACCTGAGTAGAAAAGACGCGTAAACTTACGTGCACTTCTCTTTGTCAGTGGAAGTTTGGCTAACTTAGCCTCAATTTTTTGCCATTCTTCGATTGGATAGCCAAAAATACAGCCCTCCATTCCACGAGTAAATACCATCTTCTCGCCAATCTCGTCTCTAAATTTGGCCGGTATAATGAGCCGCCCTTTACTATCGAGATTATGATGATACTCGCCCATGAACATGGTCTAGCCCCCTTTCCAATGAATAATTTACCACACTTCCCCACTTTCTACCACAAGTTTTACACTTTTTATTTAGATATTCTGTTATTTTATGATAATCATAATTTTATCCAAAACAAAATGCCCTTATCACAAGGATAAGAGCACTTTGATTTTTAATAGAAAAAGTGGGGAAAAACGTTATAATAACAGCAAAATTAAGAGACCCACATACCAAACAATGGAAGAAGCAGCGAGATAATGCCACAATGTACCCAAAGTTTTTGCAACAGAAATATTTTTATTCTTGACAGCGGTATAAACAGAAACAATTACTACCAAAATAAAATATAATAAAAAGCCATAAGGCAAAAATGACGGTTGCTTAGTTTCTTGCGTCAAGAGCTGACAAGCTGCAATGAAAAAAAATGGTAAAATATCATAACCACTAAATTGAGCCTTAGGAAATAACTTCATTAAAAAAGCTGCAACGACGATCCCACATAAAGGGACTAAAAAGATAAGCAAAAAATTCATGAAAGACCTCCAATAAGTTTATTTTAAACTATTTCAATTAAATATAAAATTATAATTAAAATCATGGTAAACTAGAATTATTAATTTAGGAGGCAGCTATGAGAAAACGTAAGAAAAAATCCGGATTTCAGAAATTAACTATTGTTATGGCCTGGTTCATGGCAGTGATTACCCTTCTTGGTGTAGTAGCTACTGCCTTAATCGGAACTGGTGTCTTTCAATTTTAATTATTTTACGCAAAAAAGGAGTCGCAATCGTGCGACTCCTTTTTGTTTAAAAATAATATTCTTTTTTTAAAAATGGATACTCTTCAGCAAGTTTTATCCAAAACCAATAAGTACACAAAACTAAGATAAAACACCATAGCAAATTAGGTAAAATACTATTTAAAAAACTTGCAAAAGATAATTGTATTATCCCTACTAGATTTAATGTTAGATAAACATAAAAGCTCACACAGAGATAAACAACTAAACAAATTAACAAGCGAAACCAAAATACTTCAGGAAGAAAACGTGCACTCTGTTGAATAAGAAAACAAATTAAAGGAAATGCTACTGTATAGATACCAATCACGCCTAAATAGTAAAGGTCCGCAATAAGGCCTAAACCCAAACAAAGCCAGATATTGGCATCATTTTTATCATCGCATAGGGCTATTAAAGTAATCCCAACAACTGTCAGCCAGCAACTGCCAGAAAAGCCTCGATGAAAGATAAAAGTTTGTAAATTATAGGCTAATACTCCATCCAAAATTAGCGCCATAAATAAGGCAATGGCAACATACCATCGACGCAATTCTGCCATTACTCTTCAACCTTTCTTTTAATCACAGATACAACCGATGGATCATTAAGGTTACCAGCCGGCTGAATTTCAACAACATCTGATAAGCCAAAAGTATCTCGTGTTGTCTTTGTAACTGTTCCGATTAAAAGACCTTTTGGTGATAAACCACCCATTCCACTAGTATAAACTCGAGTACCTTTCTTTAATTTCTGCCCATCAACCACTTGTGTAAACGCTAATTGATTATTTCCTTCAACAGAAATCACACCATGCACCTTTTTACCATTAGCTGCATCAGCTTCTACAGCAAACTTATTTGTAGACTTATCAGTTGTAGTAATTAATTCAACTTTAGAAGTTGTACTATTTACCTCAACCACTCTTCCGATTACGCCTTTACCAGACATTACTGGCATATTTTTCTTAACTCCAGCTCGTGACCCTTGATCAATAACTAATAAATCTGACCAAGTATCAGCAGCACGAGAAATTACGGACCCATTGATGATAGTATAGTCGGTTAAAGTTTTCTTTAATTTTAGAGCTTGTTTTAATTGCGTATTTTCTGCTTCCAAAGAGCTGTTCCGTGCCTTAGTTTGAGCGAGGTTATCAATTTGTTTTTTCAAATGATCATTTTCAGCTTGAGTATTGAATAAATCTTCGACATTAGCCACCCCATTAGAGACCAAATTAATTGGCCAATTCACTACTCTTGTAACAATTGAAACTGTATCATTACCAATTTTTTGAACTAAGAATGGCGTTTCTCTCTTATTACGTAAGCGGATGGAAATAGACAACATACTTAAAACTAAAATAACTAGTACGAAAATTGTCAATAACTTTTTGTTTTTGAGAAATTTTTTCATCTACTACTATCTTCCTAATTTAAAAGTTAATAGAAAAAGACCGGCTTTTACGCCGGTCTCCAAATTAACGTCTCTTACGCATAACTTCAATATTTTTGAGAGATTCACCGGTACCAATTGCAACACAATCAAGTGGATCTTGAGCAATAAAGACTGGAACTTTAGTAGCGTCTGAAATAACCTCTGGTAAGTTCTTTAGAAGAGCTCCACCACCTGTTAACACAATACCATGATCAATAACATCTGCAGCGATTTCAGGAGAAGTTTCTTCCAAAGTTTCTTTAATCGCTACAATAATATTTTGAACTACTTCTTGAATTGCCTTTGAAACATCTACTGCCTCAATATCAATTGATTTTGGCAATCCTGTTACAAGATCACGACCACGGATATTCATTGATTCAATTTCTTTTGCCTTTTCAACTGAAGCAGAAGCAATCTGAATCTTAATTGTTTCAGCAGTTCGTTCACCAATTAATAAATTGTAGTTTTGGTGAATGTAAGTTGCAATTGCACTATTGAACTTATCTCCTGCCATTCTAGTAGAACGGGAGGATACAATACCACCTAATGAAATAGTTGCAACATCAGTAGTTCCACCACCAATATCAACTACCATTGAGCCGGTTGGATCCATAACAGGAAGACCAGCACCAATAGCTGCTGCAAATGGTTCTTCAATCACGTATGCTTCACGTGCACCTGCAACTCTAGCCGCGTCAATAACTGCTCTCTTTTCAACTTCTGTTACACCTGAAGGCACACAGATCATAGCAGCAGGCTTTGAATTACCCACAGTCTTTTCCATGAAATATTTAAGCATTGCAGCAGTTGTATCGTAATCAGCGATTACTCCATCTTTCATCGGACGAATAGCAACAATTGAGCCAGGAGTTCTACCAATCATTTCTTTGGCTTCTGAACCAACAGCAATAACTTCACCCGTTTGAGTATTTTTAGCAACAACAGAAGGCTCACGCAAAACGATGCCTTTACCTTCAATATAAACGAGTGTGTTGGCAGTTCCCAAATCAATCCCAATATTTTTAGATCCTAATCCAAACACGCAAAATCTCTCCTTAAATTTATCTCTTTAATTATTTTAGCCTAAATCGTATCTTTATTTAGTCTTAGATATTATAGCATAGAAAATCTAATGTAAAAATTTGCTTTAAGAAAATTTGCTCATACTTAAGGAAGACTTAAAGAAGTTCCATCTCTCGAAAGCTTAAATAAGTATTATCAGTCACAATAAAATGATCCAGAAAATCAATTCCCATACACTTACTTGCCTCTACTAATTTCTTAGTAAATCGCAGGTCATGCTGAGATGGTTGTTCATCCCCACTTGGATGATTATGAGCTACAAAAAATGCCGTACTGTTATAAATTACTGCCCAGCGAAAGATATCTCGTGGATGGGCAACTGCTCTATTTACTGTTCCTTGAAAAATCAACTTTTCAGCAATAATTTTATTCTTTGAATCAAGATAAATTCCATATAGTTCTTCTTGCGGACGGCCACATAACTTATCAGCTATGTAGCATCCTACCTGCGAACTAGAATAGAAACTCTCAATTTCTTTATTATTAACGCCTTTTATACGCTCTAGCATGAGCTGCAGTACGACTGCTAATTCATCTTCGCATTTGGGACTAGCCGCATACTGCCACATTTCCTTAAAACTACTTATGCCTACTTCTTCTAGCTTTTTAAATAAACTATCAAAAGTAACAATATCTTTTTCTTTCAAAGATCTAGCTAATTTTTTTACTAGATCGACATCAGTTTGCAATAGTTCTTCTTTTTTCATAAATATCAATTACTCCTTTGATATTTATTACGAAAAAACTATTTGATTTTTTTAAGAAAACTGTAAAAATCTTTGCAAATTAATGTCGCATTCTTTTTATCTAAAACTGTTGGTTGCTTTAAATCTGGAACCATTACGCATTTTAAACCTGCAGCACTTGCAGACGCAACACCTGTGCTAGAATCTTCAAATACTAACAAATTATCTTTTGGCAGTTGCATCTTTTGAGCTGCTAGCAAATAAATATCTGGTGCAGGCTTAGCCTTTATTTTTCCTGCTTCGACATCTTTATAGCTTAGATAAAAATCAAAATAGTCCTTTATTTTTAGAACTTCTAAATTATGAGCTACTACTTCATCATAATTACTTGATGCAATTGCGAGTTTGATATTTTTTTCTTTAAACTCTACTAATGCATCTCGTACACCTGCTTGAAGCTTCAGTTTTCCTTGATCAGTCCACTCCCAAACTAGCTCATCAGTTCTTTTAATAAACTTATCGCGATCTGCTTCAGTCTTAAAATGTTGATGATAAAATTCTTCCATCTCTTTAACCGAAGAACCAACAAGCTTCAAATAACTATCATCTGGAATGTCTAAATTTGCTTCTTTAGCGGCAACAATATTTGCATCCCAATATAGCTTTTCAGAATCAACTAGTAATCCATCCATATCAAAAATGATGCCTTCAATTGGTTCAGCAATATTTTCAACTTTCATTTTTTACCTCTTTTGCAGTAATTCAAAACTGCACCAACCAAATAAAAAGATCCAGTCACTAATAGGATATCATGTGGCTTCAATTTATTCTTCAAGTTAGTATAAGCTACTTCGAAATTTTCTTCATAATTATATTTTTTCTGAGCTTCTTTAGGAAAATCTTCTAATCTCGCAGCTCTAGGATAATCTATCCGAGTTAAGGTAACTTTTTCATCTTCGAATAAATTGGTGACTGGACCCAAATCCTTGTCTTTCATCATTCCAAGAAGTATATATATTTGACCTTGGTTCTCTTTTCGAATCAAGTGCAAAAGATTCGTCATCGCCTGCAAATTGTGTGCTCCATCGACAATAATTTTAGGTGCAGTCTGAACAATATCATATCTACCAGGAATTTGCGTCTTATTAATCGACGCTTCAATCTCTTGTTTATTTAACTGTAAATTCAAAAGTTGAACCGCCCGAACTGCCACCCCAATATCATATGCTTCTACTACAGGACGTTTCAAAAATTGATACTTATTTTCTAAATCTTGATATTCAATAGCTGTTTTAGATAATTTAATTTTAAAATCTCTTCCCAATAAAAATGATTTTGAGTTTTCTGCTTGAGCTTTATCAAGTAAAATATCTAAAACATCTTGAGGAATATTACCTAGCACAACTGGTTTATTCTGTTTGATTATGCCACTTTTCTCCTTAGCAATATCTGCTAAAGTTGGTCCGATTATTTTCTCATGATCCAAACCAATAGTTGTAATGATACTTACTTCTGGTGTAATCACATTAGTCTTATCATGCTCGCCTCCAATTCCGACTTCAATTACTGCATAATCACATTTTTTTTGAGAAAAAAATTGGAAAGCAAGAGCTACTTCATATTCAAATGTTACTAAAGAAAAATCAGGATCAGTTTTTTTCAGTTCTTTTATAGCTGCTTCAATTTTGTTAGCTACTTCGACTAAATCCCTATTACTTATATTCTTGCCATTTAATTGAATTCTTTCATTAAATTCATAAATATAAGGTGACACAAAAAGGCCAGTCTTTTGACCGGCCTTTTGTAATAGATTACTCAAATAATAGGATGTCGACCCCTTACCATTCGTCCCGGTAACATGAATTGTCTTAACACTATCTTGAGGATTATTTAATTGTTTTAAAATCCTTTTGACGTAGCTCAAATCATTTTTAGGGTGCAGCTTAGGTAAAGAATATATTCTGTTAATTACTTGGTCAACATTAGTAAACTTCACTTCTATTTACTTTCCTTTAATTCTTTCATACGTTCACGAACACCAGCAAGTTGACTTTCGTAGTCAGCTTTCTTTTCCTTCTCTTTGTTTACAACAGCTTCAGGAGCATGAGCTACAAAGCCTTGGTTTGCCAGTTTCTTTTCAGCTCTTTGTACTTCTTCTTCAAGACGCTTTTCTTCTTTTTCCATCTTCTTAAGTTCATCGTCAACGTTAACTAATTCAGTTAATGGAACAAAAATCTGAGCACCTGGAATTACGGCAGTTTTTGCAAGCTTTGGTGCCTCAATATCTGCTGCAACTTGCAAATCTTTAGGGTGCAAGAAGTTTTCTACATACTCGAAATTGTCATCCAAAATATGCTTATTTGCTTCATCATCTAATTGAATCATAATGTCAATTTGTGAAGACATTGGAGCATTAACTTCCATACGAATATTACGTACAGCCTTGATAACTTCAATTAAAAATGCCATGTCATTATCAGCTTGCTTGTTTTCAAATTCTGCATGAGTTTCTGGATATTTAGCAGTCATAATTGACTTACCTTCATGGGGCATTGAAAGCCATAGTTTTTCAGTAACAAACGGCATAATTGGGTGCATTAAACGCAAAATTTGATCAAGAATCCAAATTAAGTTTTCTTGCTTTCTAGCCTTTAATTCTTCATCATCACCATTTAAAGCAACTTTAGAAATTTCAATGTACCAGTCACAGAAGTCATTCCAAATAAAGTTGTATAGTTCACGACCAGCTTCACCAAACTTATACTCATCAAATAAACGAGTAACTTCTGATACAGTATGATTTAATCTATCAAAAATCCAGCTATCTGCTAAATCAAACTGCGTAGTGTCTGGCATGTGAGCAGGTTTTGCATCTTCAGGCAAGTTCATAATTACAAAACGACTTGCATTCCAAATTTTGTTGATAAAGTTCCAAGCAGCAGCTAATTTCTTTGGATCATAACGAGTGTCTTGACCAGGAGCAGTACCGTTTAATAAGAACCAACGTAGAGCATCGGCACCATACTTATCAACAACATCCATCGGATCAACACCATTACCAAGTGATTTACTCATCTTGCGTCCTTGTTCATCTCGCATTAAACCGTGCAAAACAACATCTTTAAATGGACGCTTCTTAGTAAAGTGAAGACCTTGGAAGATCATTCTTGATACCCAGAAGAAAATAATGTCATATCCGGTAACTAAAGTGTTAGTTGGGAAGTAACGCTTAAAGTCTGGATTATCAGTATCTGGCCAGCCTAATGTTGAAAATGGCCAAAGTGCACTTGAGAACCAAGTATCTAGAACATCTGGATCTTGTTCCCAGTTTTCAATATCTTTAGGTGCTTCTTCGCCAACGTAAGTTTCACCAGTCTTCTTGTTGTACCAAGCTGGAATACGGTGACCCCACCATAATTGACGAGAAATTACCCAATCATGAACATCTTCCATCCAGTGGTTCAAAGTACCTTCAAATCGTTCTGGAACAAAGTTAACTTTACCATCAGTCTTTTGATTCTTAAGAACTTCTTCGGCAAGTGGCTTCATCTTAACGAACCATTGCTTTGAAAGTCTAGGCTCTACTTGAACGCCAGAACGTTCAGAGTGACCAACTGAGTGAACAATTGGTTCAACTTTAATTAAGTATCCTTCTTTCTTTAAGTCCTTAACTAGAGCCTCACGAGCTTCAAAACGATCCATACCAGCATACTTACCAGCTTCTTCGTTCATAGTTCCGTCATCATTCATTACATTAATTCTTTCAAGATTATGACGGTTACCTACTTGGAAGTCGTTAGGATCGTGCGCTGGCGTAATCTTAACTAAACCAGTACCAAATTCTGGATCTACGTGTTGGTCTTCAATAATTGGAATATGACGACCAACAAGTGGAAGAACTAATTCTTTTCCTACAATATCTTTATAACGCTCATCCCCTGGTGCAACAGCTACAGCTGTATCACCAAACATAGTTTCAGGACGAGTAGTTGCAATTTCAACAAAGCCTGATCCATCTGCAAATGGGTATTTTACATGGTAAAATGCACCCTTATCGTCTTTGTGAATAACTTCAATATCACTAAGAGCAGTTTGTAATTCTGGATCCCAGTTAATAATATATTCACCGCGATAAATTAGTCCTTCGTTATATAATTGAACGAAAACTTTTCTAACGGCTTTTGAAAGACCTTTATCTAAAGTAAATCTTTCTCTTGAATAATCAAGAGATAGTCCCATTTTAGCCCATTGACCCTTGATGATATTTGCATATTCATCTTTCCAGTCCCAAACTTGCTTAACAAAAGCTTCACGTCCCATCTGGTGACGGTCTTTACCTTGTTTACGCAACTTTGCTTCCACTTTAGCTTGAGTAGCAATACCAGCATGATCCATACCTGGAAGGTAAAGAGTATCATAGCCTTCCATTCGCTTAAAACGAATTAATGTATCTTGAATTGCGGTATCCCAAGCGTGTCCTAAGTGTAATTTTCCAGTTACATTTGGTGGTGGAATAACAATTGAATAAGGGTGAGCCTTTTTATCGCCAGATGGCTTAAAAAGATCCTCATCAAGCCATTCTTGATATCTACCTTTTTCAACCTCATTAGGATTATATTTAGGTGCTAAATCTGTCATTAAAATTCCTCCAATAAAAAAGTCCTAGACAACTTATATTGTCTAGGACGAAATTTTCCGCGGTACCACCTACGTTAAGTATACAATTGTATACCTCTCTTATAAGCGATAACGGTGCTGAAGTGTCCGGATTAACCTACTAAAGTTCAATTAATCAGCTAATCAAGCTACTCGTAAAATTCTGAAGTCTCTCAGCATACTGACTTTTCTCTGTAATACGAATTTACTCCTCTTGATTCCTGCTTTGTTTATGATTATAGCATGAAAGAAAACAAGAGAAAAGGTGAGAATTAACCTCTATTTTCTCTGATTACTTTTACCAACTGAATTAAAACTGTCGGAATAATTGCTAAAATCACGATTAGCCAAACTTCTTGTCCGCTTAATGGTTGAACAGCAAATAAGCCATGAAGTGTTGGTACAAAGAGAATTAAGACTAAAAGTGCAGTGCCTAATGCAAAGGCTGCTAAACTGTACCAATTGTTTTTAAATCCAATTTTAAAAATGCTATGTTGTGAGCGACAATTAAAACCGTGAAGCAAACGTGCAAATGTTAAAGTTGAAAAGGCCATAGTACATGCAATTGCAGGACTGTCTTTTAAGCCAATTAAAAATGCAGTAATAACACTTAACGAAATTAAGAAGCCTTGCGTACTGATTTGAGTAACAAATGGTTTATCTAACAAACTAGCTTTAGGATCGCGTGGTTTACGCTTTAAAATATCAGGATTTCCTGGCTCCATTCCGATTGCTAAAGCTGGAAGCGAATCAGTAACTAAGTTAATGAATAAAAGTTGTACTGCAACAAATGGTACTGGCAATCCAGCAATTGAAGCAAATAAAACGGTAATAATTGCCGATAAGTTACCCGATAATAAGTAACCAATCGCATTTTTGATATTTTCATAAACTGTTCTACCATTTGCAACAGCTTTGATAATTGTAGCAAAGTTATCATCAGTTAAAATCATACTTGCTGCATCTTTTGATACTTCTGTACCTGTGATACCCATTGCTACACCAACGTCAGCTTTCTTAAGGGCGGGAGCGTCGTTAACGCCATCACCAGTCATTGATACAATATGATCTTTTCTTTGCCACGCGTTAACAATTCTAATTTTGTTTTCTGGAGAAACACGAGCATAAACTGCGACTTTTTCAATTTCTTGGTCTAGTTCTTCATCACTTAAAGCATCTAACTCTAAACCAGTTAAAGCAATATCTCCGTCGTTAAAAATACCAATCTTTTTAGC is a window encoding:
- the rsmH gene encoding 16S rRNA (cytosine(1402)-N(4))-methyltransferase RsmH, producing MKFKHKSVLLHETIDNLNPKDDGLYVDATFGGGGHARYLLSKLNRGTVIGFDQDEYAISMAKESFAEELKPGAEPKLILVHDNFCHLKENLVELGISDGIDGIYYDLGVSSPQFDQPERGFSYRFDARLDMRMDQSQELDAYTIVNTWSQKELSDILYKYGDEKFSRQIARKIVDRRREKPIVTTFDLVDVIKDAIPAYARRSGGHPAKKSFQAIRVAVNNELGVLQESLEEAIKLLRPGGRISVITFQSHEDKIVKKIFKKYSEVEIPRGMPMVPADSKPTLRLISRKPIMASSDELEENNRSHSAKLRVAEKL
- a CDS encoding penicillin-binding protein yields the protein MKKFNNLNRNRSKAHGYRFTVGRILQLVLALVFLVFIGRFLYIGISNQVAGENLNKRVNQIYRRNEVLKATRGTIYDKNGLTLAEDAHVFTVYAILDKSSIDYHNKPMYVTNKRKTAQKLAEVLPLSEEKIYSYLTPKHKAFQVEFGSAGTGLTLSQKKKIVAMKLPGIKFVETPSRLYPNGNFASHIIGLAQPQKSQGTSNLVGTMGIEAYFDKQLAGKDGYREAFVDAENYQLPNGQKTTRATQDGDNIYLTLDSRLQSYLEVLMSQVQDKYKPKALTAVVEDIKTGKILAASQRPTFNPQTKQGLDTSWRNILVQDSYEPGSVFKVLTYSSAIESGNYNPNEQYKSGAVTVQGSTIHDWNNSGWGSIPFSQAFPRSSNVGFVKLEQKMGAKTWKEYLNKYRIGKKTGVTLPGETAGILNFSTPLNQAVTAFGQGVNVNAMQMMQAYSALANNGQMVKPQFVEKIVSPSGKVVEKFHRTKVGAPIYSAKTAKTVLKGMQDVVNASYGTGAAYKMPGKSIAVKTGTAQIAGPHGGYLTGDNNYIFSVVGVTPANNPRYCVYLTMKQPQKMSKPAETILSSIFKPIMNRLISLSDSTAKVNEKVTVPALTGKSIEKAKEEANNAGVSIEIIGTGKTVSRQSVSAGVKQGTDDKIFLFTGGQVTCPNMVGWTEAEVNSFMTTTDIPITINGKGKVTKQSIASGKVIDKNSKLSVNLK
- the ftsL gene encoding cell division protein FtsL, whose protein sequence is MADSSARNLNYQQSQQQTEQPKKAIVLNPKSVPWTAFEKSLVVLGSLITLGLMILLVSASISATSAQHQLANVEQTIISQKSHNTDLRQEIGELTSTTRINKIARDQGLHLVESNIRNVR
- the mreD gene encoding rod shape-determining protein MreD, with protein sequence MAELRRWYVAIALFMALILDGVLAYNLQTFIFHRGFSGSCWLTVVGITLIALCDDKNDANIWLCLGLGLIADLYYLGVIGIYTVAFPLICFLIQQSARFLPEVFWFRLLICLVVYLCVSFYVYLTLNLVGIIQLSFASFLNSILPNLLWCFILVLCTYWFWIKLAEEYPFLKKEYYF
- a CDS encoding JAB domain-containing protein; its protein translation is MKKEELLQTDVDLVKKLARSLKEKDIVTFDSLFKKLEEVGISSFKEMWQYAASPKCEDELAVVLQLMLERIKGVNNKEIESFYSSSQVGCYIADKLCGRPQEELYGIYLDSKNKIIAEKLIFQGTVNRAVAHPRDIFRWAVIYNSTAFFVAHNHPSGDEQPSQHDLRFTKKLVEASKCMGIDFLDHFIVTDNTYLSFREMELL
- a CDS encoding rod shape-determining protein encodes the protein MFGLGSKNIGIDLGTANTLVYIEGKGIVLREPSVVAKNTQTGEVIAVGSEAKEMIGRTPGSIVAIRPMKDGVIADYDTTAAMLKYFMEKTVGNSKPAAMICVPSGVTEVEKRAVIDAARVAGAREAYVIEEPFAAAIGAGLPVMDPTGSMVVDIGGGTTDVATISLGGIVSSRSTRMAGDKFNSAIATYIHQNYNLLIGERTAETIKIQIASASVEKAKEIESMNIRGRDLVTGLPKSIDIEAVDVSKAIQEVVQNIIVAIKETLEETSPEIAADVIDHGIVLTGGGALLKNLPEVISDATKVPVFIAQDPLDCVAIGTGESLKNIEVMRKRR
- a CDS encoding DUF4044 domain-containing protein — its product is MRKRKKKSGFQKLTIVMAWFMAVITLLGVVATALIGTGVFQF
- the mreC gene encoding rod shape-determining protein MreC, with protein sequence MKKFLKNKKLLTIFVLVILVLSMLSISIRLRNKRETPFLVQKIGNDTVSIVTRVVNWPINLVSNGVANVEDLFNTQAENDHLKKQIDNLAQTKARNSSLEAENTQLKQALKLKKTLTDYTIINGSVISRAADTWSDLLVIDQGSRAGVKKNMPVMSGKGVIGRVVEVNSTTSKVELITTTDKSTNKFAVEADAANGKKVHGVISVEGNNQLAFTQVVDGQKLKKGTRVYTSGMGGLSPKGLLIGTVTKTTRDTFGLSDVVEIQPAGNLNDPSVVSVIKRKVEE
- a CDS encoding DUF3397 domain-containing protein; translated protein: MNFLLIFLVPLCGIVVAAFLMKLFPKAQFSGYDILPFFFIAACQLLTQETKQPSFLPYGFLLYFILVVIVSVYTAVKNKNISVAKTLGTLWHYLAASSIVWYVGLLILLLL
- the mraZ gene encoding division/cell wall cluster transcriptional repressor MraZ; amino-acid sequence: MFMGEYHHNLDSKGRLIIPAKFRDEIGEKMVFTRGMEGCIFGYPIEEWQKIEAKLAKLPLTKRSARKFTRLFYSGAMESEFDKQGRVNLTMILKEHAALTKECVIVGVSNRIEIWSAERWNDFSEEANENYDDIAEDLDDIEL